One region of Gottschalkia purinilytica genomic DNA includes:
- the fapR gene encoding transcription factor FapR encodes MVRKRINKKERQQKLTERLKEDPFLTDEELMQMFNVSIQTIRLDRLELGIPELRERIKSVAELTYSKVRTIGGTEIVGELVDINLGKSGISILETNENMAFKKTSLVRGHNIYAQAESLAIAVIDADVALTGVANVKYKIPVKAGEKLIAKAEVVRERGNKYFVHVFTYVGQNQVFRGKFILVSID; translated from the coding sequence ATGGTAAGAAAAAGGATAAATAAAAAAGAACGGCAACAAAAGCTAACAGAAAGACTAAAAGAAGACCCTTTTTTAACTGATGAAGAGTTAATGCAAATGTTTAATGTAAGTATACAAACTATAAGATTAGATAGACTTGAACTAGGGATACCAGAATTAAGAGAAAGAATAAAAAGTGTTGCAGAGCTTACCTACTCTAAAGTAAGAACAATAGGTGGAACTGAAATTGTAGGGGAGCTAGTAGATATTAATTTAGGAAAGAGTGGAATATCTATATTAGAAACAAATGAAAATATGGCTTTTAAGAAAACTAGTCTTGTTAGAGGACATAATATATATGCTCAAGCTGAATCTTTAGCTATTGCTGTTATAGATGCTGACGTAGCTTTAACTGGTGTTGCAAATGTTAAGTATAAGATACCTGTTAAGGCAGGTGAAAAGCTAATAGCTAAAGCTGAGGTGGTTAGAGAAAGAGGAAATAAGTACTTTGTTCATGTATTTACTTATGTAGGTCAGAATCAAGTTTTTAGAGGTAAATTCATTCTAGTTTCTATAGATTAG
- the rpmF gene encoding 50S ribosomal protein L32, giving the protein MAVPKRKTSKSRRDKRRASAQVLKKATVIECPQCHEPKLPHRVCGSCGYYKNKEVVTVE; this is encoded by the coding sequence ATGGCAGTACCAAAGCGTAAAACATCAAAATCAAGAAGAGATAAGAGAAGAGCATCAGCTCAAGTACTAAAAAAAGCAACTGTAATAGAATGTCCACAATGTCATGAGCCAAAATTACCTCATAGAGTATGTGGTTCTTGCGGATACTACAAAAATAAAGAAGTAGTAACTGTTGAATAA
- the ylbJ gene encoding sporulation integral membrane protein YlbJ, whose amino-acid sequence MTTLILTTILIFILIALILLIKNKSYIKTIIISSISIIIITIIVMFPKNSVDAALRGLLTWTNVVIPSLFPFFIGSEVLIGLGIVDFIGTLLKPIMYPLFGVPGEGSFVFAMSVTSGYPVGANLTAKLRSQNIITKTEAQRLIAFCSTSGPLFIIGAVSVGMLKNPRVGSLLAIAHYLGAISVGLIFKFYKKDKRKKTIIKKSNYIKEAFISLIKAREKDGRSFSTLLADSITSAFNSMFMVGGFIILYSVVIEAMKITNIIDFISDILIKMVPFSINSEIMTSFVSGLIEMTNGCKMVSDVDSASLIIKICAISFLIAWSGFSVHSQVMSMINNTDISYRLYILSKLLHGLCSSVYSYFIYKLIFNSSSSTISLPATELESFANWLLTLKFSFQIEFIIIISIILISLVLGTLYTLTHKLSK is encoded by the coding sequence ATGACTACTTTAATTTTGACAACTATATTAATATTTATTCTGATAGCTTTGATTTTGTTAATAAAAAATAAGAGTTATATAAAAACTATTATTATTTCTTCTATATCTATCATAATTATCACTATTATAGTTATGTTTCCTAAAAATTCAGTTGATGCTGCTTTGAGAGGATTATTGACTTGGACTAATGTAGTTATTCCTTCTCTTTTTCCTTTTTTTATAGGTTCTGAAGTATTAATTGGACTAGGTATAGTAGATTTTATAGGAACACTTCTTAAACCTATAATGTATCCTTTATTTGGAGTTCCAGGAGAAGGTTCGTTTGTATTTGCCATGAGTGTAACATCTGGATATCCCGTAGGAGCTAATTTAACAGCCAAACTAAGATCACAAAATATAATAACGAAAACAGAAGCTCAAAGACTTATTGCTTTTTGTAGCACATCTGGACCTTTATTTATTATAGGAGCAGTTTCAGTTGGAATGCTTAAAAATCCTAGAGTTGGATCTTTATTAGCTATAGCTCATTACCTGGGTGCTATAAGTGTAGGATTAATATTTAAGTTTTATAAAAAAGATAAAAGAAAAAAAACTATCATAAAAAAAAGTAACTATATAAAAGAAGCCTTTATTTCTCTAATAAAAGCAAGAGAAAAAGATGGTAGATCTTTTAGTACCTTATTAGCTGACTCAATAACTTCTGCTTTTAATTCAATGTTTATGGTAGGTGGTTTCATAATACTTTATTCAGTAGTAATAGAAGCAATGAAAATAACAAATATAATAGATTTTATATCAGATATATTAATAAAGATGGTCCCTTTTAGTATCAATTCTGAAATTATGACATCATTTGTATCTGGTCTAATTGAAATGACTAATGGTTGTAAAATGGTTTCAGATGTTGACTCTGCAAGCTTAATTATAAAGATATGCGCTATTAGCTTTTTAATAGCATGGAGTGGATTTTCAGTACATAGCCAAGTCATGAGTATGATAAATAACACAGATATTAGTTACAGGTTATATATATTATCAAAACTGTTACATGGTTTATGTTCTAGTGTTTATAGCTACTTTATATATAAACTAATTTTTAATAGTTCATCTAGTACAATCAGTTTACCCGCAACTGAATTAGAAAGTTTTGCAAATTGGCTGTTAACATTAAAGTTTTCTTTTCAAATAGAATTTATTATAATTATTAGTATTATTCTAATATCGCTAGTTTTGGGAACATTATACACTCTAACGCATAAATTAAGTAAATAA
- a CDS encoding ATPase, giving the protein MDVFKLLDEMEEILESSSSIPFAGKTLVDKYELLEIVGEIRSKLPDEIKQAEWIKEERQRILAEAQSDADTMVKEIQLHIEEMVDQDEIVRQAHERAEEIIEKAQSNAKEIRIGSMEYADQLLKEVENRLMSLGNNIKDIVEVVEANRNELKGDK; this is encoded by the coding sequence ATGGATGTTTTTAAACTTTTAGACGAGATGGAGGAAATTCTTGAATCAAGTTCAAGTATTCCTTTTGCAGGAAAGACTTTAGTTGATAAATATGAGTTGCTAGAAATAGTGGGTGAAATAAGATCAAAACTGCCAGATGAAATAAAGCAAGCAGAATGGATAAAGGAAGAGAGACAAAGAATATTAGCGGAAGCACAAAGTGATGCAGATACCATGGTAAAAGAAATACAGCTACATATAGAAGAGATGGTAGATCAAGATGAAATAGTAAGACAAGCACATGAAAGAGCAGAAGAAATAATAGAAAAAGCTCAAAGTAATGCTAAAGAGATTCGTATAGGGTCTATGGAATATGCAGATCAACTATTAAAAGAAGTGGAGAATAGATTGATGTCATTGGGAAATAATATAAAGGATATTGTCGAGGTTGTTGAAGCTAATAGAAATGAATTGAAAGGTGATAAATAA
- a CDS encoding acetate/propionate family kinase: MNILVINCGSSSLKYQLIDMDNENVLAKGLAERIGIENPRIKHKASGKDEVIIEKPMPDHKVALELVINALVDKEHGCIESMNEINAVGHRVVHGGEKFTESVLITDEVMKGLNDCVDLAPLHNPPNIMGIEACKEIMPNVPMVAVFDTAFHQTMPADSYLYALPYELYEKYGVRRYGFHGTSHKYVSQRTAEILNKDIKDLKIITCHLGNGASIAAIKDGKCLDTSMGFTPLEGLVMGTRVGDMDPAIIPFIMEKEKLNPNEMSNLLNKESGVLGISGVSSDFRDVEDEMAKGNERAKLALYMFNNRVIKYIGAYAAMMNGVDAIVFTAGLGENSAEAREEICKYLTYLGVEIDHELNKVRGKERIISTENSKVKVLIVPTNEELMIARDTKALI, from the coding sequence ATGAATATATTAGTTATTAACTGTGGAAGTTCTTCATTAAAGTACCAATTAATTGATATGGATAATGAAAATGTATTGGCTAAAGGTTTAGCTGAAAGAATTGGAATAGAAAATCCAAGAATAAAACATAAGGCTAGTGGTAAAGATGAAGTAATAATAGAAAAGCCAATGCCAGATCATAAGGTTGCATTAGAACTTGTAATTAATGCATTAGTAGATAAGGAACATGGATGTATAGAATCAATGAATGAAATAAATGCAGTAGGTCACAGAGTTGTACATGGTGGAGAAAAATTCACTGAATCTGTGTTAATTACTGATGAAGTTATGAAAGGATTAAATGATTGTGTTGATTTAGCACCATTACATAATCCACCTAATATTATGGGAATCGAAGCCTGTAAAGAAATCATGCCAAATGTTCCAATGGTTGCAGTATTTGATACAGCGTTCCATCAAACTATGCCAGCAGATTCTTATCTATATGCATTACCATATGAATTATATGAAAAATATGGAGTAAGAAGATATGGATTCCATGGAACTTCTCACAAATATGTTTCTCAAAGAACAGCAGAAATTCTTAATAAAGATATAAAGGATTTAAAAATAATTACTTGTCACTTAGGTAATGGAGCTAGTATAGCTGCTATCAAGGATGGCAAATGCTTAGATACTAGTATGGGATTCACTCCATTAGAAGGACTAGTTATGGGTACAAGAGTTGGAGATATGGACCCTGCTATAATTCCTTTTATAATGGAAAAGGAAAAATTAAATCCAAATGAAATGTCTAATTTACTTAATAAAGAGTCTGGAGTATTGGGAATATCAGGTGTAAGTAGTGATTTCAGAGATGTAGAAGATGAAATGGCTAAAGGGAATGAAAGAGCTAAATTAGCTTTGTATATGTTCAATAATAGAGTTATAAAATACATTGGAGCATATGCAGCTATGATGAATGGTGTTGATGCAATCGTATTCACAGCAGGTCTAGGAGAAAATTCAGCAGAAGCTAGAGAAGAAATTTGTAAATATCTAACTTACTTAGGAGTAGAAATAGATCATGAATTGAATAAAGTAAGAGGAAAAGAGAGAATAATAAGTACTGAGAATTCAAAAGTAAAAGTTTTAATAGTTCCTACAAATGAGGAATTAATGATTGCAAGAGATACTAAAGCATTAATATAG
- a CDS encoding nucleotidyltransferase, whose amino-acid sequence MKILGLVTEYNPFHNGHLYHLLESKKITNSDYSVCIMSGNFLQRGEPALLDKWSRAKMAIDNGVDLVIELPFIYSCQSAEYFSYGAIKILDSLGIVDSICFGSEYGSIDSLGLIADVLIEEPDDYKEYLKKYLNEGNSYPKSRSSALYDFFKTQKLNDHLYLKELLSSPNNILGIEYMKALKKINSNIIPYTIKRISSNYHDKEIKGNISSATAIREEFFKNNALDNIKDTVPIETYNYLIDFLKDYKSFNSIENFNQILLYILRTMSHEDLSNYKEVEKGLENRILKCFSQSNDISNILNCIMTKRYTLTRLKRILFHILLNLDKNMFDYLNSFGPQYARVLGANRKGLEILSTAKNTSSIPIITKFSNYKKYKNNVLSKMIELDKKATDIYFMGLSGLTDVSSYNLDYYISPYFKK is encoded by the coding sequence ATGAAAATTTTAGGCTTAGTAACTGAATATAATCCTTTTCATAATGGCCATCTTTATCATTTATTAGAGTCCAAAAAAATAACTAATTCTGACTATTCTGTATGTATAATGAGTGGTAATTTTTTACAAAGAGGTGAACCTGCATTATTAGATAAATGGAGTAGAGCAAAGATGGCAATAGATAATGGAGTAGACTTAGTAATAGAACTTCCTTTTATATATTCTTGTCAAAGTGCAGAATACTTTTCTTATGGAGCTATAAAGATACTAGATAGTTTAGGTATAGTAGATAGTATATGTTTTGGGAGTGAATATGGTAGTATAGACTCTTTAGGTTTAATTGCTGATGTTCTTATAGAAGAACCTGATGATTACAAAGAATACTTAAAAAAATATTTAAATGAAGGTAATTCTTATCCTAAATCTAGATCTTCTGCACTATATGATTTTTTTAAGACTCAAAAGCTTAATGATCATTTATATTTAAAGGAACTATTATCAAGTCCAAATAACATATTAGGAATAGAGTATATGAAAGCTCTGAAAAAAATCAATAGTAATATTATTCCTTATACAATTAAAAGAATTTCATCAAACTATCATGACAAAGAAATAAAAGGGAATATTTCTAGTGCTACTGCTATTAGAGAAGAGTTTTTTAAAAACAATGCATTAGATAATATAAAAGATACAGTACCAATTGAAACTTATAACTATCTCATAGATTTTCTAAAAGATTATAAGTCTTTCAATAGCATCGAAAACTTCAACCAAATTTTACTTTATATATTAAGGACTATGTCTCATGAGGACTTAAGTAATTATAAAGAAGTAGAAAAGGGACTAGAAAATCGTATATTAAAGTGCTTTTCACAATCAAATGATATTTCTAATATCTTAAATTGTATCATGACTAAAAGATATACCTTAACCAGACTTAAAAGAATTTTATTCCATATTCTATTGAATCTAGATAAAAATATGTTTGATTATTTAAATTCATTTGGTCCTCAGTATGCTAGAGTATTAGGTGCAAATAGAAAGGGATTAGAAATTTTAAGTACAGCAAAAAATACGTCATCGATACCTATTATAACTAAATTTTCTAATTATAAAAAATATAAAAATAACGTATTATCTAAAATGATTGAACTTGATAAAAAAGCTACAGATATTTATTTTATGGGACTAAGTGGATTAACAGATGTCTCAAGTTACAACCTAGATTATTATATTTCTCCTTACTTTAAAAAATAA
- a CDS encoding patatin-like phospholipase family protein encodes MKRKPIIGIALGSGAARGMSHIGVLKALEENDIHVDIIAGCSAGALVGSLYCCNIDAKTIGAIANNIDRKLWVDVTIPKRGFIKGQKVEDMIRLLTKNKNIEDLDKKLIIVSTDLKKGEKYVFTEGPIYRAVRASISIPGVFIPVRMNDMMLVDGAVIDRVPISEVKKAGADIVIGVDVGFSSQQGRTNHIVDIILQSIDVMAKQIMSEQMVVADVLLEPDVSHIGPSRFDLVEDCVKVGYDTTMEKIDIIKEKINEYKNT; translated from the coding sequence TTGAAACGTAAGCCGATAATAGGGATTGCATTAGGATCAGGAGCCGCTAGGGGAATGTCACATATAGGTGTATTAAAGGCACTAGAAGAAAATGATATACATGTAGATATTATAGCTGGATGTAGTGCAGGTGCACTGGTAGGCAGTCTATATTGTTGTAACATAGATGCTAAGACTATTGGGGCTATAGCAAATAATATTGATAGAAAGTTATGGGTTGATGTTACTATACCTAAAAGAGGATTTATAAAAGGTCAGAAAGTAGAGGACATGATAAGATTATTAACTAAAAATAAAAATATAGAAGATTTAGATAAAAAATTGATAATAGTATCTACTGATCTTAAAAAAGGGGAAAAATATGTATTCACTGAAGGACCAATATATAGGGCTGTAAGAGCGAGTATATCAATACCAGGGGTGTTTATACCAGTAAGAATGAATGATATGATGCTTGTAGATGGAGCCGTAATTGATAGAGTGCCTATTTCAGAAGTAAAAAAAGCTGGGGCCGATATTGTAATAGGCGTTGATGTAGGATTCAGTAGCCAGCAGGGAAGAACAAATCATATAGTAGATATAATACTACAGTCTATAGATGTAATGGCTAAACAAATTATGTCTGAGCAAATGGTAGTAGCAGATGTGCTATTAGAGCCAGATGTGTCACATATAGGACCTTCAAGATTTGATTTAGTTGAAGACTGTGTCAAGGTTGGATATGATACGACTATGGAAAAAATAGATATTATTAAAGAAAAAATAAATGAATATAAAAATACATAG
- a CDS encoding YceD family protein: MKLDLSMLLDRTVHKIDINKAVDVDLSSNGMAKQRDLKLLRPAEIEGSIYNTDEGLFLDAKVTYNYSENCARCLAEFENTIEVVLSGKIVEKNDENREQESDEIIIYYNGDEVEIEEAIASTILLSLPMKSLCKEDCKGLCDMCGKDLNSEQCKCTKEEIDPRLAKLKDLFD, from the coding sequence ATGAAGCTTGATTTATCAATGCTTCTAGATAGAACTGTTCATAAAATAGATATCAATAAAGCTGTAGATGTGGACTTGTCTAGCAATGGTATGGCTAAACAGCGTGACCTAAAGCTTTTAAGACCAGCTGAAATTGAAGGAAGCATCTATAATACAGATGAAGGTTTGTTTTTAGATGCTAAAGTAACTTATAACTATTCAGAAAACTGTGCGAGATGCTTAGCTGAGTTTGAAAATACAATTGAAGTCGTTCTATCTGGGAAAATTGTTGAGAAAAATGATGAAAATCGAGAACAAGAGAGTGATGAGATTATAATTTATTATAACGGAGACGAGGTAGAAATTGAAGAAGCTATAGCATCTACTATTTTATTATCTTTACCAATGAAGTCACTTTGTAAAGAGGACTGTAAAGGACTATGTGACATGTGCGGAAAAGATTTAAATAGTGAACAGTGTAAATGTACTAAGGAAGAAATAGATCCTCGTCTGGCTAAGCTTAAAGACTTGTTTGATTAA
- the rsmD gene encoding 16S rRNA (guanine(966)-N(2))-methyltransferase RsmD — protein sequence MLKYYIVSTKEEFYLRVITGKVRGFKLKSPKGLNTRPTSDRVKESIFNILGYISEDSIVLDLFSGSGNVGIEFLSRGAKKCYFIDGDANSIKVINENLKNTKFTDQAFIYKNNVSKAISILGKKSLKFDYIFMDPPYEKGYILPALENIYTENLLKKEGKIIIEHETKLELPNKHLSFIKIDTRKYGGTSVSFYTNEEVTE from the coding sequence GTGCTAAAATATTATATAGTTAGTACTAAGGAGGAATTTTACTTGCGTGTGATTACAGGAAAAGTAAGAGGGTTTAAACTTAAGTCACCAAAGGGGCTAAATACTAGACCAACTTCTGATAGAGTAAAAGAGTCCATTTTTAATATACTAGGATATATAAGTGAAGATAGTATAGTTTTAGATTTGTTCTCAGGCTCAGGAAATGTTGGCATAGAGTTTTTAAGTCGAGGAGCAAAAAAATGTTATTTTATAGATGGCGATGCAAATAGTATAAAAGTTATAAATGAAAATCTAAAAAATACTAAATTTACTGATCAAGCATTTATTTATAAAAATAATGTGAGCAAAGCTATTAGCATATTAGGTAAAAAAAGTTTAAAATTTGATTATATATTTATGGATCCTCCCTATGAAAAAGGATATATACTTCCTGCTTTGGAAAATATTTATACAGAAAATTTATTAAAAAAAGAAGGAAAAATTATAATTGAGCACGAAACAAAACTGGAGTTACCTAATAAACATTTAAGTTTTATAAAAATAGATACTAGAAAATATGGAGGTACTTCTGTATCTTTTTACACTAATGAGGAGGTTACAGAATGA
- the coaD gene encoding pantetheine-phosphate adenylyltransferase, translated as MIALYPGTFDPVTNGHLDIIERCSKKFEKVIVAVLNNTSKKTVFSVQERSDLIKEVTKDYENVEVDTFSGLLIDYVKKRDVGVIVRGLRAVSDFEYEMQMALTNKSLYDKAETFFLISSSQYSFLSSSVVREVARFKGDVSSLVPSAVQIAIEKKFKEGQDNNGCF; from the coding sequence ATGATAGCTCTTTATCCAGGAACTTTTGATCCAGTTACTAATGGGCATTTGGATATAATTGAAAGATGTTCTAAAAAATTCGAGAAAGTTATAGTAGCAGTTTTAAATAATACTTCTAAAAAAACTGTATTTTCGGTACAAGAAAGATCAGATTTAATAAAAGAAGTAACTAAAGATTATGAAAATGTAGAAGTTGATACATTTTCAGGATTATTAATTGACTATGTTAAAAAAAGAGACGTAGGAGTTATAGTTAGAGGATTAAGGGCCGTTTCAGATTTTGAGTATGAAATGCAAATGGCATTAACAAATAAGAGTTTATACGATAAAGCAGAAACCTTTTTCTTGATATCAAGTAGTCAATATTCTTTTTTAAGTTCAAGTGTAGTAAGAGAAGTTGCAAGATTTAAAGGGGATGTTTCTTCATTAGTTCCTAGCGCAGTACAAATAGCTATAGAGAAAAAGTTTAAGGAGGGGCAAGATAACAATGGATGTTTTTAA